A single genomic interval of Methylocystis sp. IM3 harbors:
- a CDS encoding RrF2 family transcriptional regulator: MLTRKGKYALKAMAHLAGAAGGQPVRVVEIAETQKIPKKFLDGILCELRNAGFVHSKMGKGGGYCLARPASEIMIGDIVRAIDGPLAPMPCASKTRYRRCDDCLDEDTCAVRRLMQKAQQALSGVLDHCSLERMRDIAELRAETDAALQHLAH; the protein is encoded by the coding sequence ATGCTGACCAGGAAAGGGAAATACGCCCTCAAGGCGATGGCGCATCTCGCCGGCGCGGCCGGGGGCCAGCCCGTCCGCGTCGTAGAGATCGCTGAAACTCAAAAGATTCCGAAGAAGTTTCTCGATGGCATCCTCTGCGAATTGCGCAACGCCGGTTTCGTGCATTCGAAGATGGGAAAGGGCGGCGGTTATTGTCTGGCGCGGCCGGCGAGCGAGATCATGATCGGCGACATCGTGCGCGCCATCGACGGCCCGCTCGCGCCCATGCCCTGCGCGAGCAAGACGCGTTACCGACGCTGCGACGATTGTCTCGATGAAGATACCTGCGCCGTGCGCCGCCTGATGCAGAAGGCGCAGCAGGCGCTCTCCGGCGTCCTCGATCATTGCTCGCTGGAGAGAATGCGAGACATAGCCGAGCTCCGCGCCGAGACGGACGCCGCTCTGCAACATCTGGCGCATTGA
- a CDS encoding alpha-amylase encodes MNLHAGETARRGRLMRMLLLASCAIPFGIASSSVWAAGKRATAIAATPKVAPSEAPQQPAPPPQRPPAPMGVFGADMPAKGKFVLAIAPVWANLSGQRIGTQGVSSEFIVSTIPWWVDPTKKLRLVPQNIAVSAQTGLISYGLSEDLSVVVTASIVEKRLEALTFKGQSGATPLGRSYPGTFGLSDFTTSAIYRIYQDPVHRIQVNLGFAYPFSFNTARFDLLQADGTVPNIRAFYGMQPGSGTFDIMPGVVYAGNIGQWSWGLSYRARLPLARNPENWRFGDLHEFNGWGGYTLIPGVTATFRASGVTQGQISGFDPQILGRAVPTNPAFYGGQRVELFGGGVVSGKLIGVDAASVAFEAGLPVYQNLNGPQIAKNWQAGFSFRLKI; translated from the coding sequence ATGAATCTGCATGCAGGAGAGACGGCCAGGCGTGGCCGGCTGATGAGAATGCTGTTGCTCGCGAGCTGCGCCATCCCGTTCGGGATCGCGTCATCGTCGGTCTGGGCGGCGGGCAAGCGCGCGACCGCCATCGCGGCGACGCCGAAAGTCGCGCCGTCGGAGGCTCCGCAGCAGCCTGCCCCGCCTCCGCAGCGCCCGCCGGCGCCCATGGGCGTCTTTGGCGCCGACATGCCGGCCAAAGGCAAATTCGTGCTCGCGATCGCGCCCGTCTGGGCGAATCTCTCCGGGCAGCGGATCGGCACGCAGGGCGTCAGTTCGGAATTCATCGTCTCGACCATTCCCTGGTGGGTCGATCCGACGAAAAAGCTGAGGCTCGTGCCGCAAAACATCGCGGTCTCGGCGCAGACGGGCCTGATCTCCTATGGCCTTTCGGAGGACCTTTCCGTCGTCGTCACCGCCTCGATCGTCGAAAAGCGGCTCGAGGCGCTCACCTTCAAGGGACAATCCGGCGCCACGCCGCTGGGCCGAAGCTACCCGGGAACATTCGGTCTTTCGGATTTCACGACCTCGGCGATCTACAGAATTTACCAAGACCCGGTGCACCGGATTCAGGTCAATCTCGGCTTCGCCTATCCGTTCAGCTTCAATACGGCGCGCTTCGATCTGCTGCAGGCGGACGGGACGGTCCCGAACATTCGGGCGTTCTACGGCATGCAGCCTGGAAGCGGCACATTCGACATCATGCCCGGCGTCGTCTATGCGGGAAACATCGGCCAATGGTCGTGGGGTCTCTCCTACCGCGCACGCTTGCCGCTTGCGAGGAATCCCGAAAACTGGCGCTTCGGCGACCTGCATGAGTTCAACGGCTGGGGAGGTTATACGCTGATCCCCGGCGTGACAGCCACCTTCCGCGCCAGCGGCGTGACGCAGGGACAGATTTCCGGTTTCGATCCGCAAATCCTTGGGCGCGCCGTGCCAACCAACCCGGCCTTCTATGGCGGACAGCGCGTCGAACTTTTCGGCGGCGGCGTCGTCAGCGGCAAGTTGATCGGCGTCGACGCCGCGTCGGTCGCCTTCGAGGCGGGCCTTCCCGTCTATCAAAATCTCAACGGCCCGCAGATCGCCAAGAACTGGCAGGCCGGTTTCTCGTTTCGGCTGAAGATATGA
- a CDS encoding TetR/AcrR family transcriptional regulator, translated as MEKRPSATKTRNNRLSPTAANRLGRARKKEATQTGPKANARLLEAAIGLCCRKGVAATSVDEIVEESGVARMTLYNRYGSKDGLIHAALTHEAGVWRAWFFSRLAETPGTPREKLLAWFDIMDEWFRREDYLGCALMNAAMESRNTDQKLAEIIRSHKSHVLEQLRALIHAAGLDDVELLTQQFDLLIDGAIVKAAIKKAPTPALEARKIAELLLAHTPRAGM; from the coding sequence ATGGAAAAGCGTCCATCGGCTACGAAAACGCGGAACAACCGGCTGTCGCCAACGGCGGCGAACCGCCTGGGACGCGCCCGCAAGAAGGAAGCGACGCAAACCGGCCCGAAGGCCAATGCGCGTCTGCTGGAGGCGGCGATTGGCCTATGTTGCCGTAAAGGCGTCGCCGCGACGAGCGTCGACGAAATCGTCGAAGAGTCGGGCGTGGCGCGCATGACGCTCTACAATCGCTATGGCTCCAAGGATGGGTTGATTCATGCGGCGCTCACGCATGAGGCGGGCGTCTGGCGCGCCTGGTTCTTTTCGCGTCTCGCCGAGACCCCCGGAACGCCCCGTGAAAAATTGCTCGCCTGGTTCGACATTATGGACGAATGGTTCCGCCGCGAGGATTATCTGGGCTGCGCGCTGATGAATGCGGCGATGGAGAGCCGCAACACGGACCAGAAGCTTGCTGAAATCATCCGCAGCCACAAGAGCCACGTGCTCGAGCAATTGCGCGCGCTCATCCACGCCGCGGGCCTAGACGACGTCGAACTGCTCACGCAGCAATTCGATTTGCTGATCGACGGCGCCATCGTGAAGGCCGCCATCAAGAAGGCCCCGACCCCCGCGCTCGAAGCGCGCAAAATCGCCGAACTGCTACTAGCTCATACACCGCGTGCGGGCATGTGA
- a CDS encoding ABC transporter ATP-binding protein gives MPISLPLIQLRRVAHRHARHATPVLADVNLCVQPGECVAVIGRSGCGKSTLLQIMAGLLQPTRGDIRFADRFDDCKPIRRTLMFQRPLLFPWLDAAGNVALALHFDGRKQEARDRAEALLAQVGLAGRGRAHVRELSGGQQQRVALARSLAVDPDVLLLDEPFSALDPVTRGDLRRELRNMRRKFEFALMVVTHDVDDALDLATRVVVMAADPGRVVAEFEIPREIDGEGRARLRARLLDALEPELYPFALGA, from the coding sequence GTGCCGATCTCTCTTCCGCTGATTCAATTGCGCCGCGTCGCGCATCGCCATGCCCGCCACGCCACGCCGGTTCTCGCCGACGTGAACCTGTGCGTCCAACCCGGAGAATGCGTCGCTGTCATCGGCCGCAGCGGCTGCGGAAAGTCGACGCTTTTGCAGATCATGGCTGGGCTTCTCCAGCCGACACGAGGCGACATTCGCTTCGCCGACCGGTTCGACGACTGCAAACCGATCCGTCGCACGCTGATGTTCCAGCGCCCCTTGCTCTTCCCCTGGCTCGACGCCGCCGGCAACGTCGCTTTGGCGCTGCATTTCGATGGCCGCAAGCAGGAGGCGCGGGACCGCGCCGAGGCGCTGCTCGCGCAGGTCGGCCTTGCCGGACGCGGGCGCGCCCATGTGCGCGAACTCTCTGGCGGGCAGCAACAGCGCGTGGCGCTCGCGCGCTCCCTCGCCGTGGATCCCGATGTTCTCCTTCTCGACGAGCCCTTTTCCGCGCTCGATCCCGTGACCCGCGGCGATCTTCGTCGCGAGCTGCGCAACATGCGGCGGAAATTTGAATTCGCCCTGATGGTCGTCACTCACGATGTCGACGACGCGCTCGATCTCGCCACGCGCGTCGTCGTGATGGCCGCCGATCCGGGCCGCGTCGTCGCCGAGTTCGAGATCCCGCGCGAGATCGACGGCGAGGGCCGCGCACGGTTGCGCGCGCGTCTTCTCGACGCTCTCGAACCCGAACTCTATCCCTTCGCTTTGGGCGCCTGA
- a CDS encoding ABC transporter substrate-binding protein, whose amino-acid sequence MCKDCDHYDLHYAPGAGVSRRHVLDRLAMGGLAALLAGTSGAARAFESDDETLRIGYLPITDATPLLLAHAKGYFEEEGLKVAKPELIRGWAPLIEGFTAGRFNVVHLLKPTALWLRYGSHVPVKVVAWAHTNGSALVVQGDGGVKDFSDLAGKQLAVPFWYSMHNIVLQYALRKSGLTPVVKPQGATLGPREVNLQILQPPDMPPALAAKKIDGYIVAEPFDALGELNAGARVLRFTGDIWKNHPCCVVSMLQPLIEKRPEWAQKVVNAIVRAEIYASQNKEEVAKLLSRDGAGYLPAPAKVVTRAVTAYAQDPAYEDVIRHADWGNGRIDFDPWPYPSATRLIVQQLKDTKIEGDRVFLDALDPDFVAKDLVDYALVKKALARYPDWRRDRSAAKGDPFSRQELLAL is encoded by the coding sequence ATGTGCAAGGATTGCGACCATTACGATCTCCATTATGCTCCGGGCGCGGGCGTGTCGCGCCGTCACGTTCTCGACCGGCTCGCCATGGGCGGCCTCGCGGCGCTGCTTGCGGGCACGTCTGGCGCGGCGCGCGCCTTCGAGAGCGACGACGAGACTCTGCGCATCGGCTATCTCCCGATCACCGACGCGACGCCGCTGCTCCTTGCCCACGCCAAGGGGTATTTCGAGGAGGAGGGGCTCAAGGTCGCCAAGCCCGAGCTCATTCGCGGCTGGGCGCCGCTGATCGAGGGCTTCACGGCCGGGCGCTTCAATGTCGTCCATCTGCTGAAGCCGACGGCGCTCTGGCTGCGCTACGGCAGCCATGTGCCGGTGAAGGTTGTCGCCTGGGCGCACACCAACGGCTCGGCGCTCGTCGTGCAGGGCGACGGCGGCGTGAAAGACTTTTCCGATCTCGCCGGCAAGCAGCTCGCCGTGCCGTTCTGGTATTCGATGCACAATATCGTGCTGCAATACGCACTGCGCAAAAGCGGGCTCACGCCGGTCGTCAAGCCGCAGGGGGCGACGCTCGGGCCCAGGGAAGTCAATCTGCAGATTCTTCAGCCGCCGGATATGCCGCCGGCGCTCGCAGCAAAGAAGATCGACGGCTACATCGTCGCCGAGCCTTTCGACGCGCTTGGCGAATTGAACGCCGGTGCGCGGGTGCTGCGCTTTACCGGAGACATTTGGAAAAATCATCCTTGTTGCGTCGTCTCCATGTTGCAGCCGTTGATCGAGAAGCGGCCGGAATGGGCGCAGAAAGTCGTCAACGCGATTGTGCGCGCGGAAATCTACGCCTCGCAGAACAAGGAAGAAGTCGCAAAGCTTCTCTCGCGCGACGGCGCCGGCTATCTGCCCGCGCCCGCCAAAGTGGTGACGCGCGCCGTGACGGCCTACGCGCAGGATCCTGCCTACGAGGACGTCATTCGCCATGCCGATTGGGGCAATGGCCGCATTGATTTCGACCCGTGGCCCTATCCCTCGGCGACGCGCCTGATCGTGCAGCAGCTCAAGGACACGAAGATCGAAGGCGACCGCGTCTTTCTCGACGCGCTCGATCCCGATTTCGTGGCGAAGGATCTCGTCGATTACGCGCTCGTCAAAAAGGCGCTTGCGCGCTACCCCGATTGGCGGCGGGATCGGAGCGCCGCGAAGGGCGATCCTTTCAGCCGGCAGGAGCTCCTGGCGCTATGA
- a CDS encoding ABC transporter permease, with protein MTSVAMTSPVGRRAARRLRALRESLRSAGRRLAGGLVDVSGLAILLGLWAFGGWLIARNPGTAAFAGFAPAPALRRLFEMLLDGSALAAASPSLGRIAGGLAIALAAGAPIGVLVGRSALFRKATRLPFQLLRMVSPLAWMPIAILAFPTWNAAIVFLIFAASIWPIVFSTAHGVRKLDPDWFRLAHNLGAGRFQILAAVVVPAVAQDVLTGLRLALGVAWIVLVPAEYLGVTSGLGYAINDARDTLDYDRLAAIVVLIGLIGFFLDALIVTAIARVSWTHHD; from the coding sequence ATGACCAGCGTGGCCATGACCTCTCCCGTCGGCCGACGCGCCGCGCGCCGCCTGAGGGCGCTTCGAGAGAGCCTGCGGTCGGCCGGCCGGCGCCTGGCGGGCGGCCTCGTCGATGTGAGCGGCCTCGCCATTCTCCTGGGCCTCTGGGCGTTCGGCGGCTGGCTGATCGCCCGCAATCCAGGGACCGCCGCATTCGCGGGCTTCGCGCCGGCGCCCGCCTTGCGCCGGCTCTTCGAGATGCTCCTCGACGGCTCGGCGCTGGCCGCCGCAAGCCCCAGTCTCGGGCGCATCGCCGGCGGTCTCGCCATCGCCCTTGCGGCGGGCGCGCCGATTGGCGTTCTCGTCGGACGAAGCGCGCTGTTCCGCAAGGCGACGCGGCTGCCTTTCCAGCTCCTGCGCATGGTGAGCCCGCTCGCCTGGATGCCGATCGCGATCCTTGCCTTTCCCACATGGAACGCGGCCATCGTCTTTCTCATCTTCGCGGCCTCGATCTGGCCGATCGTTTTCTCGACCGCGCATGGCGTGCGAAAACTCGATCCCGACTGGTTTCGGCTCGCGCACAATCTCGGCGCGGGGCGTTTTCAGATTCTCGCCGCCGTCGTCGTTCCGGCGGTTGCGCAGGATGTTTTGACGGGGCTCCGCCTCGCGCTCGGCGTCGCCTGGATCGTTCTGGTCCCGGCCGAATATCTCGGAGTCACCAGCGGGCTCGGCTACGCGATCAACGACGCGCGCGACACGCTCGATTACGACCGCCTCGCTGCGATCGTGGTTCTCATCGGCCTCATCGGCTTTTTCCTCGACGCGCTCATCGTGACGGCGATCGCGCGCGTCTCGTGGACGCATCACGACTGA
- a CDS encoding OsmC family protein → MSNDAPVLTSCLAPISKDGLDALIAAGKADPAAIKTVRCRTVAEGRFRHLNFIRNLPPHIVDEPPGLLGDDTAPNPSEALLAALGSCLAVGIHANAVAQGIAVRSLVLDLEADINITSVWGTGDTSPKPVGFEAIRVRVTLDADAPKETLDALIAHAQKWSPVANTIAKPVALTVTGAEKGDA, encoded by the coding sequence ATGAGCAATGACGCCCCGGTTCTCACCTCCTGCCTCGCGCCGATCAGCAAGGACGGGCTCGACGCCCTCATCGCCGCCGGCAAGGCCGATCCAGCGGCCATCAAGACGGTCCGATGCCGCACGGTCGCCGAAGGCCGGTTCCGCCACCTCAATTTCATCCGCAATCTGCCGCCGCATATCGTCGACGAACCGCCGGGTTTGCTCGGCGACGACACGGCCCCCAATCCCTCCGAGGCTCTGCTCGCCGCGCTCGGCTCCTGTCTGGCGGTCGGCATTCACGCCAACGCCGTCGCGCAGGGAATCGCCGTTCGTTCGCTCGTGCTCGATCTCGAAGCCGACATCAACATCACCTCGGTCTGGGGAACGGGCGACACCTCGCCCAAACCCGTCGGCTTCGAGGCGATCCGCGTGCGCGTGACGCTTGACGCCGACGCCCCGAAGGAGACGCTCGACGCGCTGATCGCCCATGCGCAGAAATGGTCGCCCGTCGCCAACACGATCGCAAAACCTGTGGCGCTCACGGTGACAGGCGCGGAAAAGGGCGACGCATGA
- a CDS encoding acyl-CoA dehydrogenase family protein yields the protein MTLAGTTAPVARAPQKPDMLARVRAVVEREVRPLAARIDADGLYPSSALTQLGAAGAFAQHHEGFGEAAGVDLGLAISAISAVAEACLSTAFCAWCQDAFGWYLQNSENPGLRARLQAAAAAGAALGGTGLSNPMKTLSGIEPMRLRGERVAGGYLVEGALPWVSNLQEGHFFAFCFDGPKGERVAAVARLGADGVESRKGAQFIALEGTATCAVGFRKAFVADENLLSDALPRFARRIKPGFLLLQTGMVAGLVRDCAELMRELPARIREINAHLPTGPDALDASLDALEGEIMSLAATPFEDDQDYLRRVLEVRLRGSTLALDATQALMLHAGARSYLRNSLYSRRLRESYFIAIVTPATKHLRKDLAALAAPGARSCGAR from the coding sequence ATGACTCTCGCGGGAACGACAGCGCCCGTCGCGCGCGCGCCCCAAAAGCCGGACATGCTCGCGCGGGTGCGCGCCGTCGTCGAGCGCGAGGTGAGGCCTCTCGCCGCGCGCATCGACGCCGACGGCCTTTACCCGTCCTCCGCGTTGACGCAACTCGGCGCCGCCGGCGCCTTCGCGCAGCATCACGAGGGCTTCGGGGAAGCGGCGGGCGTCGACCTCGGCCTCGCCATTTCTGCGATCAGCGCGGTTGCGGAGGCGTGCCTGTCCACGGCCTTCTGCGCCTGGTGCCAGGACGCCTTCGGCTGGTATCTTCAAAACTCGGAGAACCCCGGGCTTCGCGCGCGCCTGCAGGCCGCCGCCGCCGCGGGCGCCGCTCTCGGCGGCACGGGTCTGTCCAATCCGATGAAGACGCTTTCGGGCATCGAACCGATGCGGCTGCGCGGCGAAAGGGTCGCTGGCGGCTATCTCGTCGAGGGGGCGCTGCCCTGGGTGTCCAATCTGCAGGAGGGCCATTTCTTCGCCTTCTGCTTCGACGGGCCAAAGGGAGAGCGGGTCGCGGCTGTCGCGCGCCTTGGCGCGGATGGCGTCGAAAGCCGCAAGGGCGCGCAGTTCATCGCGCTCGAGGGGACGGCGACCTGCGCCGTGGGCTTCCGTAAAGCCTTCGTTGCAGATGAGAACCTGCTGTCCGACGCGCTCCCGCGTTTCGCGAGGCGCATCAAGCCCGGCTTCCTGCTGCTTCAGACGGGCATGGTGGCCGGCCTCGTGCGCGATTGCGCTGAACTCATGCGCGAACTCCCGGCGCGCATCCGAGAGATCAACGCTCATCTCCCCACGGGACCCGATGCGCTCGATGCATCGCTCGACGCGCTCGAAGGGGAGATCATGTCGCTGGCGGCGACGCCCTTCGAAGACGATCAGGATTATTTGCGCCGCGTTCTCGAGGTGCGGCTCCGGGGATCGACTCTTGCACTCGACGCGACACAGGCGCTCATGCTCCATGCGGGCGCGCGGTCTTATCTGCGCAACTCGCTCTACAGCCGGAGACTGAGGGAGTCTTACTTCATCGCCATCGTGACGCCCGCGACCAAACATCTGCGCAAGGACCTCGCGGCGCTGGCCGCGCCGGGCGCGCGCTCTTGTGGGGCGCGCTGA
- a CDS encoding sugar kinase, translated as MDALFIGHAYIDVTMLADEMPAGDEKAVARDYAVSFGGNAVTAGFACAKLGHDVHMLTTQARDWLGHMFAEMADAYNVCLHPRKVARSSLSFVLPNDGKRAILRARDDAYLQPFIRLDIAQARVLHLDGHMADAAIHYARAARETGVLVSLDGGALRPRIEELMSFVDVAVVSKQLCSQMSFDELEMLAWLKSKGCRVGAVTVGEKGTFWYEGAGAPQHLPALRVPPEKVVDTSGAGDVFHGAYCASYLERPDASWRDHFEFARAASAHKVQHLGNEAGLPSRQDIARALEQFTPAPAA; from the coding sequence TTGGACGCTCTGTTCATCGGGCACGCCTATATCGACGTGACCATGCTCGCGGACGAGATGCCTGCCGGCGACGAGAAGGCGGTGGCGCGCGACTATGCGGTGAGTTTCGGCGGCAACGCCGTGACGGCGGGATTCGCCTGCGCCAAGCTCGGCCATGACGTACATATGCTGACGACTCAGGCCCGCGACTGGCTCGGCCATATGTTCGCCGAGATGGCGGACGCGTATAATGTTTGCCTCCATCCGCGCAAGGTCGCCCGCTCCTCGCTCTCCTTCGTGCTGCCCAATGACGGAAAGCGCGCCATCCTGCGGGCGCGCGACGACGCCTATCTCCAGCCGTTCATCCGGCTCGACATCGCCCAGGCCCGTGTGCTGCATCTCGACGGCCACATGGCCGACGCGGCGATTCACTACGCCCGGGCCGCGCGCGAGACGGGCGTGCTCGTCTCCCTCGACGGCGGCGCCCTGCGCCCGCGAATCGAGGAGCTGATGAGCTTCGTCGACGTCGCCGTGGTCTCCAAGCAGCTTTGCAGCCAAATGTCCTTCGACGAGCTGGAAATGCTAGCCTGGCTGAAATCGAAGGGCTGCCGCGTGGGCGCGGTGACGGTCGGCGAGAAGGGAACCTTCTGGTACGAGGGCGCCGGCGCCCCGCAACATCTGCCGGCGCTGCGCGTGCCGCCGGAAAAGGTGGTCGACACCTCCGGCGCCGGCGACGTTTTCCACGGCGCCTATTGCGCCTCCTATCTCGAGCGCCCGGACGCCTCCTGGCGCGACCATTTCGAATTCGCCCGCGCCGCCTCGGCCCACAAGGTGCAGCATTTGGGCAATGAGGCGGGCCTTCCCAGCCGGCAGGACATCGCCCGCGCGCTGGAGCAGTTCACCCCGGCGCCGGCTGCCTAG
- a CDS encoding HesB/IscA family protein has protein sequence MTETVAGEVGLTEQAAKRIVALLSGETPGAVFRVSVEGGGCSGFQYQFAIDPAPAPDDAIVEREGARVAIDPASLGFLTGAQIDFVDDLMGQSFRIDNPNAVSSCGCGTSFSL, from the coding sequence ATGACGGAGACGGTCGCAGGCGAAGTGGGACTGACGGAACAGGCGGCGAAGCGAATCGTCGCGCTTCTCTCGGGAGAAACGCCCGGCGCGGTCTTTCGCGTCTCCGTCGAGGGCGGCGGCTGCTCGGGCTTTCAATATCAGTTCGCGATCGACCCCGCCCCCGCGCCCGACGATGCAATCGTCGAGCGGGAGGGCGCCCGCGTCGCCATCGACCCGGCCTCGCTCGGCTTCCTGACTGGGGCACAAATCGACTTCGTGGACGATCTGATGGGCCAGTCCTTCCGCATCGACAACCCCAACGCGGTTTCGTCATGCGGATGTGGCACGAGTTTTTCGCTTTAG
- a CDS encoding deoxyguanosinetriphosphate triphosphohydrolase, which produces MALRPPLAPYASDATRSRGRLYPVSPSPTRSEFQRDRDRIIHSTAFRRLAHKTQVFVPLDGDHFRTRLTHTIEVGQIARALARALATDEDLAETVALAHDLGHTPFGHAGEEALQVCMRPYGGFDHNAQALRVVTLLERRYADYDGLNLTWEALEGIVKHNGPLEEPMCLSLAGVSSAGIYRPLAPYVTEFDAIFPLELSTLAGVEAQAAALADDIAYIGHDIDDGLRAGLFTLEAIEAESPLVASLLAEIAAWRPGLERGRLIHELVRRVITRFVEDAITASRERLERLGPKSVEDVRGAMRAVVALSVEMTIEQHELKRFLFENMYRHERIMGVWEQARDAISRLFPAFLETPALMPDEWAALAAGRKGAERADVVADYIACMTDRYALLEVERLFGQRGG; this is translated from the coding sequence GTGGCCCTTCGCCCGCCTCTCGCGCCCTACGCCTCCGACGCCACCCGGTCGCGCGGACGGCTCTACCCCGTATCGCCCTCGCCGACGCGAAGCGAGTTCCAGCGCGACCGCGACAGAATCATCCATTCAACCGCCTTCCGCCGCCTTGCGCACAAGACGCAGGTCTTCGTTCCCCTCGACGGCGATCATTTCCGCACGCGGCTCACCCACACGATCGAGGTGGGCCAGATCGCCCGCGCCCTTGCACGCGCGCTCGCCACCGACGAAGACCTCGCCGAGACGGTGGCGCTCGCCCATGATCTCGGCCACACTCCCTTCGGTCATGCCGGCGAGGAGGCGCTTCAGGTCTGCATGAGGCCCTATGGGGGTTTCGACCACAATGCGCAGGCCCTGCGCGTCGTGACCCTGCTGGAGCGCCGATACGCGGACTACGACGGGCTCAATCTGACCTGGGAGGCGCTCGAGGGCATCGTCAAGCACAATGGCCCGCTCGAGGAGCCCATGTGTCTTTCGCTCGCGGGCGTCAGCAGCGCGGGCATCTACCGCCCTCTCGCGCCCTATGTGACGGAGTTCGACGCGATCTTTCCGCTGGAGCTTTCGACCCTGGCGGGCGTCGAGGCGCAGGCGGCGGCGCTGGCGGACGACATCGCCTACATCGGCCACGACATCGACGACGGGTTGAGGGCGGGGCTTTTCACGCTGGAAGCCATCGAGGCGGAATCGCCATTGGTCGCCAGCCTTCTGGCCGAGATCGCCGCCTGGCGGCCCGGCCTCGAGCGCGGCCGCCTGATTCACGAGCTGGTGCGCCGGGTCATTACCCGCTTCGTGGAGGACGCCATCACGGCGTCGCGCGAAAGGCTCGAACGTCTCGGGCCCAAGAGCGTCGAGGACGTGCGCGGAGCCATGCGGGCGGTGGTGGCGCTCTCGGTGGAGATGACCATCGAACAACACGAGCTCAAGCGTTTCCTCTTCGAGAACATGTACCGGCACGAGCGGATCATGGGGGTGTGGGAGCAGGCCCGCGACGCCATTTCGCGGCTGTTTCCGGCCTTCCTCGAAACGCCGGCGCTCATGCCGGACGAGTGGGCGGCCCTCGCCGCCGGGCGCAAGGGCGCGGAGCGGGCGGATGTCGTGGCCGATTACATCGCCTGTATGACCGACCGCTATGCGCTCCTGGAGGTGGAGCGCCTCTTCGGACAGCGCGGCGGTTAG